From a single Catenulispora sp. EB89 genomic region:
- a CDS encoding AraC family transcriptional regulator N-terminal domain-containing protein, with protein MLEEIRRLIAAHARPDLRTPIDGLLLSRVSSSETDYSMTSPLLVVMARGGKRLLLGDRVFQYRAGDLLLVTADLPVTGHFFDLSPRAPSLAVGLELRPALIAPLLLDAASAPPARPGTGARAGARAGASTGAKAGAIATGVADADLLDALVRMLRLLDHPADVPVLAPLYEREILWRLLTGPHGAVLRQIGLADSALTHVRGTIQWIREHYDEPLRIPDLARQAGLSPSAFHRRFRDVTALSPLQFQKRIRLQQARELLVTDAGDIAAVGHRVGYDSPSQFNREYRRLFGAPPGQDAARLRVGSGSGSGAEPQQVLP; from the coding sequence CCGCCTCATCGCCGCGCACGCGCGGCCGGACCTGCGCACGCCGATCGACGGCCTGCTGCTCTCGCGCGTCAGCTCGAGCGAGACCGACTATTCGATGACCTCGCCGCTGCTGGTCGTGATGGCGCGGGGCGGCAAGCGCCTGCTGCTCGGCGACCGGGTCTTCCAGTACCGGGCCGGCGATCTGCTCCTGGTCACCGCTGACCTGCCGGTCACCGGCCACTTCTTCGACCTCTCACCGCGGGCCCCGTCGCTGGCCGTGGGCCTCGAACTGCGCCCCGCGCTGATCGCCCCGCTGCTCCTCGACGCGGCCTCCGCTCCCCCGGCTCGTCCCGGCACGGGCGCCAGGGCAGGCGCCAGGGCAGGTGCCAGTACAGGTGCCAAGGCAGGCGCGATCGCGACCGGCGTCGCGGACGCCGACCTGCTCGACGCCCTCGTCCGCATGCTGCGGCTGCTCGACCACCCGGCGGACGTGCCGGTGCTCGCGCCGTTGTACGAGCGCGAGATCCTCTGGCGGCTGCTGACCGGCCCGCACGGCGCGGTGCTGCGCCAGATCGGGCTGGCCGACAGTGCCCTGACTCACGTGCGCGGGACCATCCAGTGGATCCGCGAGCACTACGACGAACCGCTGCGGATCCCCGACCTCGCCCGGCAGGCCGGCCTGAGTCCGTCGGCGTTCCATCGCCGTTTCCGCGACGTCACCGCGCTGAGCCCCTTGCAGTTCCAGAAGCGCATCCGGCTCCAGCAGGCGCGGGAGCTGCTGGTCACCGACGCCGGCGACATCGCCGCAGTCGGCCACCGCGTCGGATACGACAGCCCCTCGCAGTTCAATCGCGAGTACCGGCGGCTGTTCGGCGCGCCGCCCGGGCAGGACGCGGCCAGACTGCGCGTCGGGTCGGGTTCGGGCTCAGGCGCCGAACCGCAGCAGGTCCTGCCCTAG
- a CDS encoding 2OG-Fe(II) oxygenase family protein yields the protein MDELIVVPDVVPNCAEIIEIAERHRRLFEDYPSAAALENRGDHDPLNPYRDSEYEDDDRYHVLQATAMPVELRRAILAGLADEDSDLSRFYFQINRYDRGDYILPHRDKLQQGLYMLSDSAADGLVVQAGDGSMAFVADRAGTLVHHDPAAWHWVDPVRSAVRYTLVTISARPPRKRS from the coding sequence GTGGACGAGCTGATCGTGGTACCGGATGTCGTGCCGAACTGCGCGGAGATCATCGAGATCGCTGAACGCCACCGGCGGCTGTTCGAGGACTATCCGTCGGCGGCGGCGCTGGAAAACCGGGGCGATCACGATCCGCTGAACCCGTACCGCGACTCCGAGTACGAGGACGACGACCGGTACCACGTCCTTCAGGCCACCGCGATGCCGGTGGAGCTGCGCCGGGCGATCCTCGCCGGCCTGGCGGACGAGGACTCGGACCTGAGCCGCTTCTACTTCCAGATCAACCGCTACGACCGCGGGGACTACATCCTCCCGCACCGCGACAAGCTTCAGCAGGGTCTTTACATGCTCAGCGACTCGGCGGCCGACGGCCTGGTGGTCCAGGCCGGCGACGGATCGATGGCCTTCGTCGCCGACCGGGCCGGGACGCTGGTGCACCACGACCCGGCGGCCTGGCACTGGGTCGACCCGGTCCGGTCCGCGGTGCGGTACACGCTGGTGACCATTTCCGCCCGACCGCCGCGCAAGCGGTCCTGA
- a CDS encoding MFS transporter → MGFPLSQGTVHRCLYSQAECDRLGVKLANAGVHCPHKADCPAGQLNAIERPVKCLNPLSEPADFPVSTVERNTVIAFAPSGAATLRDRRCCSRGGAVIGSTLRARSLRSAATTVWLGQFASAVGGQICWFAITLWAWQTDGRASTLSFLLLSNLLPGILFSPFLGVWVDRLSAKSVMLSCDALLAVVAVVLLLLAHHHDLRTWHLYLVGVTEGVLEAAHWLAYSKVVTTLAGADGLARANAQIGFGESAGSVIAPLAAGLLLKLAGLPAVLLVDLLSYLAGFVTLAFTRVPGDRAEPQADNAETRAGAGAGRDSALRTMRAGLSFIASRPTLRGLVFVFFTLNFVSAVGAVLSKPLLMLRSGQNAVILGSVSSAAGLGAVLGGLSAVVIMRRVRSSVLVPAGVAAACLAGPVLTAVSGQAPWWLVSAFCAAFVLPSVTSAYQTLWQTAVPLERQAQVFGIRRSLVQAATPLGLLIAGPAVDLAHADPVRTSAVVLGAAGVLGSIVGVAALVAPTLRAARSEAAAPTG, encoded by the coding sequence ATGGGCTTTCCCCTTTCTCAGGGCACGGTGCACCGGTGCCTTTACTCACAAGCCGAATGTGATCGGCTCGGCGTGAAGTTAGCCAATGCCGGAGTCCACTGTCCACACAAAGCGGATTGCCCGGCTGGACAGTTGAACGCGATTGAGCGGCCAGTCAAGTGCTTGAATCCGCTGTCCGAGCCTGCGGACTTCCCGGTTTCGACGGTTGAACGCAACACCGTCATCGCGTTCGCCCCGAGCGGCGCTGCTACTCTCAGGGATCGTCGGTGCTGTTCACGGGGAGGTGCGGTCATCGGATCGACTTTGCGCGCGCGGTCTCTGAGATCCGCCGCCACCACGGTCTGGCTCGGACAATTCGCGTCCGCGGTAGGTGGACAGATCTGTTGGTTCGCCATTACGTTGTGGGCCTGGCAGACCGACGGCCGCGCGTCCACGCTTTCTTTTCTGTTGCTTTCCAATCTGCTGCCGGGAATACTTTTCTCGCCATTTCTGGGCGTGTGGGTCGACCGGCTGAGCGCCAAGTCCGTGATGCTGTCGTGCGACGCGCTTCTGGCCGTCGTCGCCGTGGTTCTCCTGCTTCTGGCGCACCATCACGACCTGCGCACGTGGCACCTGTACCTCGTGGGCGTGACTGAGGGCGTCCTCGAAGCAGCACACTGGCTCGCCTACTCGAAAGTCGTCACCACCTTGGCCGGCGCCGACGGTCTGGCCCGCGCCAACGCGCAGATCGGCTTCGGCGAATCGGCGGGCTCCGTCATCGCGCCGCTGGCCGCCGGGCTGCTGTTGAAGCTGGCCGGGCTTCCCGCGGTGCTGCTCGTGGACCTGCTCAGCTACCTGGCCGGCTTCGTCACGCTGGCGTTCACCAGGGTTCCCGGCGATCGCGCGGAGCCGCAGGCGGACAATGCCGAAACCCGGGCGGGAGCAGGCGCCGGACGGGACAGCGCCCTGCGAACCATGAGGGCCGGCCTGAGCTTCATCGCCAGCCGGCCGACCTTGCGCGGGCTGGTCTTCGTCTTCTTCACCCTGAACTTCGTCTCGGCGGTCGGTGCCGTGCTCAGCAAGCCGCTGTTGATGCTGCGCTCGGGGCAGAACGCGGTGATCCTGGGGTCGGTGTCGTCCGCCGCCGGGTTGGGCGCGGTGCTCGGGGGACTGAGCGCCGTCGTCATCATGCGCCGGGTGAGAAGCAGTGTTCTGGTACCCGCCGGGGTCGCCGCCGCGTGCCTGGCGGGTCCGGTGCTGACCGCGGTCAGCGGACAGGCGCCGTGGTGGCTGGTGTCGGCGTTCTGCGCGGCGTTCGTCCTGCCCAGCGTCACCAGCGCCTACCAGACGCTGTGGCAGACGGCGGTGCCGTTGGAGCGCCAGGCCCAGGTCTTCGGGATCCGGCGCTCGTTGGTGCAGGCGGCGACGCCGCTGGGGCTGCTCATCGCCGGCCCGGCGGTGGACCTGGCGCACGCCGACCCCGTCCGGACGAGCGCGGTGGTGCTCGGTGCGGCGGGGGTTCTCGGAAGCATCGTCGGCGTGGCCGCCCTAGTCGCCCCGACACTGCGCGCGGCCCGATCCGAGGCCGCCGCCCCGACCGGATGA
- a CDS encoding arginase family protein produces MTTDQPTDSRRVLVVAPGYIRTGGRDDGQVFWNPESGHEIRLGNALAELAARFAMPSSVDVVVAAVPGAARESARNAVTALEEAGLLVGYRTAAAAAPAPAPAATGTGLFGAPVLDAPTALTGDTTDVVVIGMPYDVGSTHRPGSRFAPDELRQISTALFQYRCDAGERPRGLHDPLRGRAVLDGVRIADLANISQPVHTRNGDSLEGLHRLARSAFQAGRFVLTLGGDHSISLPLITAALDVHGRIGVLHVDAHSDFAAPRTDDWRRDCHHGNFMSWVVGDARLGVLAQFGVRQLTEHEIERPEHVRVWPGRTAVLTDPDSVLAELPEDIPYYLTIDADGLDPSALPDTGTPLPGGFGHAELVTLLEHLAGHRRLIGMDFVELIPGDRETSTLTAADLILRVLDAATASDKGERG; encoded by the coding sequence ATGACCACGGATCAGCCGACGGACTCCCGCCGCGTCCTCGTCGTCGCGCCGGGCTACATCCGGACCGGCGGCCGCGATGACGGCCAGGTGTTCTGGAACCCCGAGAGCGGGCACGAGATCAGGCTCGGCAACGCCCTGGCCGAGCTGGCCGCCCGGTTCGCGATGCCGTCGTCCGTAGACGTGGTGGTCGCCGCGGTGCCCGGCGCCGCGCGCGAATCCGCGCGGAACGCGGTGACCGCGCTGGAGGAGGCGGGGCTGCTCGTCGGCTACCGCACCGCCGCCGCGGCGGCGCCCGCGCCGGCTCCGGCGGCCACCGGCACCGGCCTATTCGGCGCCCCGGTGCTGGACGCACCGACGGCGCTGACCGGGGACACGACGGACGTGGTGGTCATCGGCATGCCCTACGACGTCGGCTCCACCCACCGTCCCGGCTCCCGCTTCGCGCCGGACGAGCTGCGGCAGATCAGCACGGCCCTGTTCCAGTACCGCTGCGACGCCGGCGAACGGCCGCGCGGACTGCACGACCCGCTGCGCGGCCGGGCCGTCCTCGACGGCGTCCGGATCGCCGACCTGGCGAACATCTCCCAGCCGGTGCACACCCGCAACGGTGACTCCCTGGAGGGCCTGCACCGCCTGGCGCGCTCGGCGTTCCAGGCCGGACGGTTCGTGCTGACGCTCGGCGGCGACCACTCGATCAGCCTGCCGCTGATCACCGCGGCGCTGGACGTGCACGGCCGGATCGGGGTGCTGCACGTCGACGCGCACTCCGACTTCGCCGCCCCGCGCACCGACGACTGGCGCCGCGACTGCCACCACGGCAACTTCATGAGCTGGGTGGTCGGGGACGCCAGACTCGGCGTGCTCGCGCAGTTCGGCGTCCGCCAGCTCACCGAGCACGAGATCGAGCGGCCGGAGCACGTCCGCGTCTGGCCGGGACGCACGGCCGTGCTGACCGATCCGGACTCGGTCCTGGCCGAGCTGCCCGAGGACATCCCGTACTACCTGACGATCGACGCCGACGGCCTGGATCCCTCCGCGCTGCCCGACACCGGCACACCGCTGCCCGGCGGGTTCGGCCACGCCGAGCTCGTCACGCTCCTGGAGCACCTGGCCGGCCACCGGCGCCTGATCGGCATGGACTTCGTCGAACTCATTCCCGGCGACCGGGAGACCTCGACACTGACGGCGGCGGACCTGATCCTGCGCGTCCTCGACGCCGCGACCGCGTCCGACAAGGGAGAACGGGGATGA